In the genome of Oncorhynchus clarkii lewisi isolate Uvic-CL-2024 chromosome 4, UVic_Ocla_1.0, whole genome shotgun sequence, one region contains:
- the LOC139407014 gene encoding filamin-A-interacting protein 1-like isoform X1, with the protein MRSRCSTAMEGPDDGQINHVTQPTKAFPKEEGENIPELVKRKMKVQREEKEGKSVVSGSAKRPQTTTESSRGQKKAAGLTDLSKEDLLRLLGVMEGEVQAREDIIHMLKSERPRPKALEAHYGSAAPIKPLQALQRDSLLTNTTMLGDNVYEMPMQELDRLEDKHRETYRRMLEQLLLAEKCHRRTVNELDSEKRKHTDFMNKSDDFTNLLEQERERLKRLLEQEKAYQARKDKDHSRRLEKVREELVKLKSFALMLVDERQLHIEQIDQQSQKVQDLSSKLQEREQRLAAVRGTAKEDGQKVLRLEAELECKAAKFTQEHEEMTAKLANQESQSRQLRLKLSGLAHRIEELEENNKALQKSEEDLLELRDKISKGECGNSSLMVELETLRKRVLEMEGKDEEITKTESQARELRKRLQDEETTGRELRLEVEKLQKRMVDLEKLERAFNTSKSECATLHINLEREKGLAKDLVGELDMVKNRVKELENSELRFEKAEMGLKDDLMKLKSFTVILVDERRNMTERIKQEEQKSDDLNKMFKTEQSKVMEVTEKLIEESKKLLRLKSEMEVKVTSLTKEKDELKSKLTSEEEKCRDLSSKVGVMKKRMDGLEEAEKVLLKIRANKDSKRPPDEENKFKELTQEIERLKNRLKQLEVVEGDLMKTEDEYDLLEKKFRMEQDKANALSQLLEEIKSRTARNKAIEKGEAVSQEAELRMLCKMEEAKTRDLQADVQALKEKIHELMNKEDQLSQLQVDYSLLQQRFLEEEDKKKSLSQEVINLTKELEVTKRYSRALRPSMNGRRIVDVPVTSTAVQTDVVVSEPAEEDTPAVFIRKSVLEENHIMSNLRQRGLKKPVTVLERYPPATTELGMRKSWIPWMKKKDAVTITQTTPEKTPNPQDNGDSSPRPPELSMSQKPGQPLHIRVTPDHENSTATLEITGPRAEDFFSSATIIPTLGLQRPRITIVPKPTTVFSKSKPGEGVMGGPERCKSPVTITTISRAKSPDRSKGSSYSDSNRPLSPVSIITVSTTPVTEAFASASPEPHDMSTMGRAVFKVTPEKQALPMPVRKYNSNASIITTTEDNKIHIHLGPQFKRPSDVSSSSPTVTVRPLSVSTESKEAPPGTVLRSLRHPNNITTAPGKTTPNKLTSSITITPITLAPTRPTQSVPGADVQSTRAAATRIPMSKGMKTGKAVVTGVSTVTRLESRAECQSMKIELRRSTVCSSTSTGGGKC; encoded by the exons GGTGTCTGGATCAGCGAAAAGGCCCCAGACAAccacagagagcagcagaggacAAAAGAAGGCAGCAGGGCTGACAGATCTCTCTAAGGAGGACCTTCTCCGTCTGCTGGGAGTCATGGAAGGAGAGGTGCAG GCCAGAGAGGATATCATCCACATGCTGAAGTCAGAGCGTCCGCGACCCAAAGCCCTGGAGGCCCATTACGGCTCAGCTGCCCCCATCAAACCCCTCCAGGCCCTGCAGAGAGACAGCCTTCTGACCAACACTACAATGCTTGGGGACAACGTCTATGAGATGCCCATGCAAGAG TTGGACCGGCTGGAGGACAAGCATCGCGAGACGTACAGGCGTATGCTGGAGCAGCTGCTGCTGGCCGAGAAGTGTCACCGCCGCACGGTTAATGAGCTGGATAGCGAGAAACGCAAACACACAGACTTCATGAACAAGAGTGATGACTTCACCAACCTGCtggagcaggagagggagag ATTAAAGAGGCTGCTGGAGCAGGAGAAGGCGTACCAGGCTCGTAAAGACAAAGATCACAGCAGGAGGCTAGAGAAGGTCCGTGAGGAGCTGGTCAAACTCAAGTCCTTTGCCCTGATGCTGGTGGATGAGCGGCAGCTCCACATTGAGCAGATCGACCAGCAGAGCCAGAAGGTCCAGGACCTCAGCAGCAAGCTCCAGGAGCGAGAACAGCGTCTGGCCGCTGTACGCGGCACTGCCAAGGAAGACGGCCAGAAGGTCCTCAGGCTAGAGGCGGAGCTGGAGTGCAAAGCTGCCAAGTTCACCCAGGAGCATGAGGAGATGACTGCCAAGCTGGCCAACCAGGAGTCCCAGAGCCGTCAGCTCCGCCTGAAGCTGTCAGGCCTGGCCCACAGGATcgaggagctggaggagaacaacaaggcactacagaagtcAGAGGAGGACCTCCTCGAGCTAAGGGACAAGATCAGCAAGGGGGAGTGTGGGAACTCCAGCCTCATGGTGGAACTGGAGACCCTGCGCAAGAGAGTCCTGGAGATGGAGGGCAAGGATGAGGAGATCACCAAGACGGAGAGCCAAGCCAGAGAGTTAAGGAAAAGGCTGCAGGACGAGGAGACCACCGGCCGGGAGCTGAGGCTGGAGGTGGAGAAACTGCAGAAGAGAATGGTGGATCTGGAGAAACTGGAGAGGGCTTTCAACACGAGCAAATCAGAGTGTGCAACACTTCATATTAatctagaaagagagaaaggactGGCAAAGGACCTGGTTGGTGAGCTGGACATGGTGAAAAACCGTGTGAAAGAACTGGAGAACTCGGAGTTGAGATTTGAGAAGGCAGAGATGGGCCTAAAGGATGACCTGATGAAGCTGAAGTCATTTACAGTGATACTAGTGGATGAGAGAAGGAACATGACTGAGAGAATAAAACAGGAGGAGCAAAAGAGCGATGatttaaataaaatgttcaaAACTGAGCAGAGTAAAGTTATGGAGGTCACAGAAAAGTTGATTGAGGAGAGCAAAAAGCTCCTCAGACTGAAATCAGAAATGGAGGTAAAAGTGACATCTCTTACTAAAGAGAAAGATGAACTGAAAAGTAAACTAACAAGTGAAGAGGAAAAGTGCAGGGATCTTAGCTCCAAGGTCGGTGTAATGAAAAAACGAATGGATGGGCTAGAGGAGGCAGAAAAGGTATTGTTAAAAATCAGAGCCAATAAGGACAGCAAGAGACCCCCAGACGAGGAAAACAAATTCAAGGAGCTAACGCAGGAAATTGAAAGGCTAAAAAACCGCCTCAAACAGCTTGAGGTGGTGGAAGGTGACCTGATGAAGACGGAGGACGAGTACGACTTACTGGAGAAGAAGTTTCGAATGGAGCAGGACAAGGCCAATGCCCTCTCTCAGCTGCTGGAGGAAATTAAGAGTCGGACTGCCAGGAACAAAGCCATAGAGAAGGGAGAGGCGGTGAGCCAGGAGGCTGAGCTGAGGATGCTCTGCAAGATGGAGGAGGCAAAGACCAGAGACCTGCAGGCAGATGTCCAGGCCCTCAAAGAGAAGATCCACGAGCTGATGAACAAGGAGGACCAGCTCTCCCAGCTACAAGTGGACTACTCCCTACTCCAGCAGAGAttcctggaggaggaggacaagaagAAGAGCTTGAGCCAGGAAGTGATCAACCTCACCAAAGAGCTGGAGGTCACCAAGCGCTACAGCCGCGCCTTGCGTCCCAGTATGAATGGAAGGAGGATAGTTGACGTCCCTGTCACCTCCACCGCAGTCCAGACAGACGTGGTGGTCAGTGAACCTGCCGAGGAGGACACACCTGCAGTGTTCATCAGGAAATCTGTCCTGGAGGAGAACCATATCATGAGCAACCTGAGGCAGAGGGGTCTGAAAAAGCCTGTAACTGTGCTGGAGCGCTACCCCCCAGCAACCACTGAGCTGGGCATGAGAAAATCATGGATCCCCTGGATGAAGAAGAAGGATGCAGTGACGATCACTCAGACCACCCCAGAGAAGACCCCAAACCCTCAGGACAACGGGGACTCCTCCCCTCGTCCACCAGAGCTGTCCATGTCACAAAAGCCAGGCCAGCCGTTGCATATTCGAGTAACCCCTGATCACGAGAACAGCACTGCCACTTTGGAGATCACCGGCCCTCGTGCTGAGGACTTCTTCTCCAGCGCCACCATCATCCCCACATTGGGCCTGCAGAGGCCTCGCATCACCATTGTTCCCAAGCCCACTACCGTGTTCTCAAAGAGCAAGCCGGGTGAGGGCGTAATGGGGGGGCCTGAGCGGTGCAAGTCTCcagtcaccatcaccaccatctccaGGGCCAAGTCCCCAGATAGGAGTAAGGGCTCCTCCTACTCAGACTCGAACAGACCCCTCTCCCCCGTCTCCATCATTACAGTGAGCACCACTCCTGTGACGGAGGCCTTTGCCTCCGCATCCCCAGAGCCCCATGACATGAGCACCATGGGCCGGGCTGTGTTCAAAGTGACCCCAGAGAAGCAGGCATTGCCTATGCCCGTCAGAAAATACAACTCCAACGCCAGCATAATCACCACCACGGAGGACAACAAGATCCACATCCACCTGGGACCTCAGTTCAAGAGGCCATCAGACGTCAGCAGTAGCAGCCCCACAGTGACGGTCAGGCCCCTTAGTGTGAGCACAGAGAGCAAGGAGGCACCCCCAGGTACGGTGCTGCGCTCCCTGCGTCACCCCAACAACATCACCACCGCTCCTGGGAAGACCACCCCCAACAAATTGACCAGCAGCATCACCATCACCCCCATCACCTTGGCACCGACCAGGCCAACTCAGTCTGTG CCCGGGGCGGATGTGCAGTCAACTCGTGCCGCAGCCACACGAATCCCTATGTCAAAAGGTATGAAAACAGGCAAGGCTGTTGTGACAGGTGTCTCTACTGTGACACGGTTAGAGTCACGAGCCGAGTGCCAGTCAATGAAAATTGAACTGAGGAGGTCGACAGTCTGCAGCTCTACCTCCACAGGGGGAGGGAAGTGCTGA
- the LOC139407014 gene encoding filamin-A-interacting protein 1-like isoform X3 — MRSRCSTAMEGPDDGQINHVTQPTKAFPKEEGENIPELVKRKMKVQREEKEGKSVVSGSAKRPQTTTESSRGQKKAAGLTDLSKEDLLRLLGVMEGEVQAREDIIHMLKSERPRPKALEAHYGSAAPIKPLQALQRDSLLTNTTMLGDNVYEMPMQELDRLEDKHRETYRRMLEQLLLAEKCHRRTVNELDSEKRKHTDFMNKSDDFTNLLEQERERLKRLLEQEKAYQARKDKDHSRRLEKVREELVKLKSFALMLVDERQLHIEQIDQQSQKVQDLSSKLQEREQRLAAVRGTAKEDGQKVLRLEAELECKAAKFTQEHEEMTAKLANQESQSRQLRLKLSGLAHRIEELEENNKALQKSEEDLLELRDKISKGECGNSSLMVELETLRKRVLEMEGKDEEITKTESQARELRKRLQDEETTGRELRLEVEKLQKRMVDLEKLERAFNTSKSECATLHINLEREKGLAKDLVGELDMVKNRVKELENSELRFEKAEMGLKDDLMKLKSFTVILVDERRNMTERIKQEEQKSDDLNKMFKTEQSKVMEVTEKLIEESKKLLRLKSEMEVKVTSLTKEKDELKSKLTSEEEKCRDLSSKVGVMKKRMDGLEEAEKVLLKIRANKDSKRPPDEENKFKELTQEIERLKNRLKQLEVVEGDLMKTEDEYDLLEKKFRMEQDKANALSQLLEEIKSRTARNKAIEKGEAVSQEAELRMLCKMEEAKTRDLQADVQALKEKIHELMNKEDQLSQLQVDYSLLQQRFLEEEDKKKSLSQEVINLTKELEVTKRYSRALRPSMNGRRIVDVPVTSTAVQTDVVVSEPAEEDTPAVFIRKSVLEENHIMSNLRQRGLKKPVTVLERYPPATTELGMRKSWIPWMKKKDAVTITQTTPEKTPNPQDNGDSSPRPPELSMSQKPGQPLHIRVTPDHENSTATLEITGPRAEDFFSSATIIPTLGLQRPRITIVPKPTTVFSKSKPGEGVMGGPERCKSPVTITTISRAKSPDRSKGSSYSDSNRPLSPVSIITVSTTPVTEAFASASPEPHDMSTMGRAVFKVTPEKQALPMPVRKYNSNASIITTTEDNKIHIHLGPQFKRPSDVSSSSPTVTVRPLSVSTESKEAPPGTVLRSLRHPNNITTAPGKTTPNKLTSSITITPITLAPTRPTQSVLLLKCFKMISGGVCSLDSTLSSPGRMCSQLVPQPHESLCQKV; from the exons GGTGTCTGGATCAGCGAAAAGGCCCCAGACAAccacagagagcagcagaggacAAAAGAAGGCAGCAGGGCTGACAGATCTCTCTAAGGAGGACCTTCTCCGTCTGCTGGGAGTCATGGAAGGAGAGGTGCAG GCCAGAGAGGATATCATCCACATGCTGAAGTCAGAGCGTCCGCGACCCAAAGCCCTGGAGGCCCATTACGGCTCAGCTGCCCCCATCAAACCCCTCCAGGCCCTGCAGAGAGACAGCCTTCTGACCAACACTACAATGCTTGGGGACAACGTCTATGAGATGCCCATGCAAGAG TTGGACCGGCTGGAGGACAAGCATCGCGAGACGTACAGGCGTATGCTGGAGCAGCTGCTGCTGGCCGAGAAGTGTCACCGCCGCACGGTTAATGAGCTGGATAGCGAGAAACGCAAACACACAGACTTCATGAACAAGAGTGATGACTTCACCAACCTGCtggagcaggagagggagag ATTAAAGAGGCTGCTGGAGCAGGAGAAGGCGTACCAGGCTCGTAAAGACAAAGATCACAGCAGGAGGCTAGAGAAGGTCCGTGAGGAGCTGGTCAAACTCAAGTCCTTTGCCCTGATGCTGGTGGATGAGCGGCAGCTCCACATTGAGCAGATCGACCAGCAGAGCCAGAAGGTCCAGGACCTCAGCAGCAAGCTCCAGGAGCGAGAACAGCGTCTGGCCGCTGTACGCGGCACTGCCAAGGAAGACGGCCAGAAGGTCCTCAGGCTAGAGGCGGAGCTGGAGTGCAAAGCTGCCAAGTTCACCCAGGAGCATGAGGAGATGACTGCCAAGCTGGCCAACCAGGAGTCCCAGAGCCGTCAGCTCCGCCTGAAGCTGTCAGGCCTGGCCCACAGGATcgaggagctggaggagaacaacaaggcactacagaagtcAGAGGAGGACCTCCTCGAGCTAAGGGACAAGATCAGCAAGGGGGAGTGTGGGAACTCCAGCCTCATGGTGGAACTGGAGACCCTGCGCAAGAGAGTCCTGGAGATGGAGGGCAAGGATGAGGAGATCACCAAGACGGAGAGCCAAGCCAGAGAGTTAAGGAAAAGGCTGCAGGACGAGGAGACCACCGGCCGGGAGCTGAGGCTGGAGGTGGAGAAACTGCAGAAGAGAATGGTGGATCTGGAGAAACTGGAGAGGGCTTTCAACACGAGCAAATCAGAGTGTGCAACACTTCATATTAatctagaaagagagaaaggactGGCAAAGGACCTGGTTGGTGAGCTGGACATGGTGAAAAACCGTGTGAAAGAACTGGAGAACTCGGAGTTGAGATTTGAGAAGGCAGAGATGGGCCTAAAGGATGACCTGATGAAGCTGAAGTCATTTACAGTGATACTAGTGGATGAGAGAAGGAACATGACTGAGAGAATAAAACAGGAGGAGCAAAAGAGCGATGatttaaataaaatgttcaaAACTGAGCAGAGTAAAGTTATGGAGGTCACAGAAAAGTTGATTGAGGAGAGCAAAAAGCTCCTCAGACTGAAATCAGAAATGGAGGTAAAAGTGACATCTCTTACTAAAGAGAAAGATGAACTGAAAAGTAAACTAACAAGTGAAGAGGAAAAGTGCAGGGATCTTAGCTCCAAGGTCGGTGTAATGAAAAAACGAATGGATGGGCTAGAGGAGGCAGAAAAGGTATTGTTAAAAATCAGAGCCAATAAGGACAGCAAGAGACCCCCAGACGAGGAAAACAAATTCAAGGAGCTAACGCAGGAAATTGAAAGGCTAAAAAACCGCCTCAAACAGCTTGAGGTGGTGGAAGGTGACCTGATGAAGACGGAGGACGAGTACGACTTACTGGAGAAGAAGTTTCGAATGGAGCAGGACAAGGCCAATGCCCTCTCTCAGCTGCTGGAGGAAATTAAGAGTCGGACTGCCAGGAACAAAGCCATAGAGAAGGGAGAGGCGGTGAGCCAGGAGGCTGAGCTGAGGATGCTCTGCAAGATGGAGGAGGCAAAGACCAGAGACCTGCAGGCAGATGTCCAGGCCCTCAAAGAGAAGATCCACGAGCTGATGAACAAGGAGGACCAGCTCTCCCAGCTACAAGTGGACTACTCCCTACTCCAGCAGAGAttcctggaggaggaggacaagaagAAGAGCTTGAGCCAGGAAGTGATCAACCTCACCAAAGAGCTGGAGGTCACCAAGCGCTACAGCCGCGCCTTGCGTCCCAGTATGAATGGAAGGAGGATAGTTGACGTCCCTGTCACCTCCACCGCAGTCCAGACAGACGTGGTGGTCAGTGAACCTGCCGAGGAGGACACACCTGCAGTGTTCATCAGGAAATCTGTCCTGGAGGAGAACCATATCATGAGCAACCTGAGGCAGAGGGGTCTGAAAAAGCCTGTAACTGTGCTGGAGCGCTACCCCCCAGCAACCACTGAGCTGGGCATGAGAAAATCATGGATCCCCTGGATGAAGAAGAAGGATGCAGTGACGATCACTCAGACCACCCCAGAGAAGACCCCAAACCCTCAGGACAACGGGGACTCCTCCCCTCGTCCACCAGAGCTGTCCATGTCACAAAAGCCAGGCCAGCCGTTGCATATTCGAGTAACCCCTGATCACGAGAACAGCACTGCCACTTTGGAGATCACCGGCCCTCGTGCTGAGGACTTCTTCTCCAGCGCCACCATCATCCCCACATTGGGCCTGCAGAGGCCTCGCATCACCATTGTTCCCAAGCCCACTACCGTGTTCTCAAAGAGCAAGCCGGGTGAGGGCGTAATGGGGGGGCCTGAGCGGTGCAAGTCTCcagtcaccatcaccaccatctccaGGGCCAAGTCCCCAGATAGGAGTAAGGGCTCCTCCTACTCAGACTCGAACAGACCCCTCTCCCCCGTCTCCATCATTACAGTGAGCACCACTCCTGTGACGGAGGCCTTTGCCTCCGCATCCCCAGAGCCCCATGACATGAGCACCATGGGCCGGGCTGTGTTCAAAGTGACCCCAGAGAAGCAGGCATTGCCTATGCCCGTCAGAAAATACAACTCCAACGCCAGCATAATCACCACCACGGAGGACAACAAGATCCACATCCACCTGGGACCTCAGTTCAAGAGGCCATCAGACGTCAGCAGTAGCAGCCCCACAGTGACGGTCAGGCCCCTTAGTGTGAGCACAGAGAGCAAGGAGGCACCCCCAGGTACGGTGCTGCGCTCCCTGCGTCACCCCAACAACATCACCACCGCTCCTGGGAAGACCACCCCCAACAAATTGACCAGCAGCATCACCATCACCCCCATCACCTTGGCACCGACCAGGCCAACTCAGTCTGTG TTGCTTCTGAAATGTTTCAAAATGATATCAGGTGGTGTCTGCTCCCTAGATAGCACTCTTTCCAG CCCGGGGCGGATGTGCAGTCAACTCGTGCCGCAGCCACACGAATCCCTATGTCAAAAGGTATGA
- the LOC139407014 gene encoding filamin-A-interacting protein 1-like isoform X2, with protein sequence MRSRCSTAMEGPDDGQINHVTQPTKAFPKEEGENIPELVKRKMKVQREEKEGKSVVSGSAKRPQTTTESSRGQKKAAGLTDLSKEDLLRLLGVMEGEVQAREDIIHMLKSERPRPKALEAHYGSAAPIKPLQALQRDSLLTNTTMLGDNVYEMPMQELDRLEDKHRETYRRMLEQLLLAEKCHRRTVNELDSEKRKHTDFMNKSDDFTNLLEQERERLKRLLEQEKAYQARKDKDHSRRLEKVREELVKLKSFALMLVDERQLHIEQIDQQSQKVQDLSSKLQEREQRLAAVRGTAKEDGQKVLRLEAELECKAAKFTQEHEEMTAKLANQESQSRQLRLKLSGLAHRIEELEENNKALQKSEEDLLELRDKISKGECGNSSLMVELETLRKRVLEMEGKDEEITKTESQARELRKRLQDEETTGRELRLEVEKLQKRMVDLEKLERAFNTSKSECATLHINLEREKGLAKDLVGELDMVKNRVKELENSELRFEKAEMGLKDDLMKLKSFTVILVDERRNMTERIKQEEQKSDDLNKMFKTEQSKVMEVTEKLIEESKKLLRLKSEMEVKVTSLTKEKDELKSKLTSEEEKCRDLSSKVGVMKKRMDGLEEAEKVLLKIRANKDSKRPPDEENKFKELTQEIERLKNRLKQLEVVEGDLMKTEDEYDLLEKKFRMEQDKANALSQLLEEIKSRTARNKAIEKGEAVSQEAELRMLCKMEEAKTRDLQADVQALKEKIHELMNKEDQLSQLQVDYSLLQQRFLEEEDKKKSLSQEVINLTKELEVTKRYSRALRPSMNGRRIVDVPVTSTAVQTDVVVSEPAEEDTPAVFIRKSVLEENHIMSNLRQRGLKKPVTVLERYPPATTELGMRKSWIPWMKKKDAVTITQTTPEKTPNPQDNGDSSPRPPELSMSQKPGQPLHIRVTPDHENSTATLEITGPRAEDFFSSATIIPTLGLQRPRITIVPKPTTVFSKSKPGEGVMGGPERCKSPVTITTISRAKSPDRSKGSSYSDSNRPLSPVSIITVSTTPVTEAFASASPEPHDMSTMGRAVFKVTPEKQALPMPVRKYNSNASIITTTEDNKIHIHLGPQFKRPSDVSSSSPTVTVRPLSVSTESKEAPPGTVLRSLRHPNNITTAPGKTTPNKLTSSITITPITLAPTRPTQSVLLLKCFKMISGGVCSLDSTLSSPGRMCSQLVPQPHESLCQKEILCTM encoded by the exons GGTGTCTGGATCAGCGAAAAGGCCCCAGACAAccacagagagcagcagaggacAAAAGAAGGCAGCAGGGCTGACAGATCTCTCTAAGGAGGACCTTCTCCGTCTGCTGGGAGTCATGGAAGGAGAGGTGCAG GCCAGAGAGGATATCATCCACATGCTGAAGTCAGAGCGTCCGCGACCCAAAGCCCTGGAGGCCCATTACGGCTCAGCTGCCCCCATCAAACCCCTCCAGGCCCTGCAGAGAGACAGCCTTCTGACCAACACTACAATGCTTGGGGACAACGTCTATGAGATGCCCATGCAAGAG TTGGACCGGCTGGAGGACAAGCATCGCGAGACGTACAGGCGTATGCTGGAGCAGCTGCTGCTGGCCGAGAAGTGTCACCGCCGCACGGTTAATGAGCTGGATAGCGAGAAACGCAAACACACAGACTTCATGAACAAGAGTGATGACTTCACCAACCTGCtggagcaggagagggagag ATTAAAGAGGCTGCTGGAGCAGGAGAAGGCGTACCAGGCTCGTAAAGACAAAGATCACAGCAGGAGGCTAGAGAAGGTCCGTGAGGAGCTGGTCAAACTCAAGTCCTTTGCCCTGATGCTGGTGGATGAGCGGCAGCTCCACATTGAGCAGATCGACCAGCAGAGCCAGAAGGTCCAGGACCTCAGCAGCAAGCTCCAGGAGCGAGAACAGCGTCTGGCCGCTGTACGCGGCACTGCCAAGGAAGACGGCCAGAAGGTCCTCAGGCTAGAGGCGGAGCTGGAGTGCAAAGCTGCCAAGTTCACCCAGGAGCATGAGGAGATGACTGCCAAGCTGGCCAACCAGGAGTCCCAGAGCCGTCAGCTCCGCCTGAAGCTGTCAGGCCTGGCCCACAGGATcgaggagctggaggagaacaacaaggcactacagaagtcAGAGGAGGACCTCCTCGAGCTAAGGGACAAGATCAGCAAGGGGGAGTGTGGGAACTCCAGCCTCATGGTGGAACTGGAGACCCTGCGCAAGAGAGTCCTGGAGATGGAGGGCAAGGATGAGGAGATCACCAAGACGGAGAGCCAAGCCAGAGAGTTAAGGAAAAGGCTGCAGGACGAGGAGACCACCGGCCGGGAGCTGAGGCTGGAGGTGGAGAAACTGCAGAAGAGAATGGTGGATCTGGAGAAACTGGAGAGGGCTTTCAACACGAGCAAATCAGAGTGTGCAACACTTCATATTAatctagaaagagagaaaggactGGCAAAGGACCTGGTTGGTGAGCTGGACATGGTGAAAAACCGTGTGAAAGAACTGGAGAACTCGGAGTTGAGATTTGAGAAGGCAGAGATGGGCCTAAAGGATGACCTGATGAAGCTGAAGTCATTTACAGTGATACTAGTGGATGAGAGAAGGAACATGACTGAGAGAATAAAACAGGAGGAGCAAAAGAGCGATGatttaaataaaatgttcaaAACTGAGCAGAGTAAAGTTATGGAGGTCACAGAAAAGTTGATTGAGGAGAGCAAAAAGCTCCTCAGACTGAAATCAGAAATGGAGGTAAAAGTGACATCTCTTACTAAAGAGAAAGATGAACTGAAAAGTAAACTAACAAGTGAAGAGGAAAAGTGCAGGGATCTTAGCTCCAAGGTCGGTGTAATGAAAAAACGAATGGATGGGCTAGAGGAGGCAGAAAAGGTATTGTTAAAAATCAGAGCCAATAAGGACAGCAAGAGACCCCCAGACGAGGAAAACAAATTCAAGGAGCTAACGCAGGAAATTGAAAGGCTAAAAAACCGCCTCAAACAGCTTGAGGTGGTGGAAGGTGACCTGATGAAGACGGAGGACGAGTACGACTTACTGGAGAAGAAGTTTCGAATGGAGCAGGACAAGGCCAATGCCCTCTCTCAGCTGCTGGAGGAAATTAAGAGTCGGACTGCCAGGAACAAAGCCATAGAGAAGGGAGAGGCGGTGAGCCAGGAGGCTGAGCTGAGGATGCTCTGCAAGATGGAGGAGGCAAAGACCAGAGACCTGCAGGCAGATGTCCAGGCCCTCAAAGAGAAGATCCACGAGCTGATGAACAAGGAGGACCAGCTCTCCCAGCTACAAGTGGACTACTCCCTACTCCAGCAGAGAttcctggaggaggaggacaagaagAAGAGCTTGAGCCAGGAAGTGATCAACCTCACCAAAGAGCTGGAGGTCACCAAGCGCTACAGCCGCGCCTTGCGTCCCAGTATGAATGGAAGGAGGATAGTTGACGTCCCTGTCACCTCCACCGCAGTCCAGACAGACGTGGTGGTCAGTGAACCTGCCGAGGAGGACACACCTGCAGTGTTCATCAGGAAATCTGTCCTGGAGGAGAACCATATCATGAGCAACCTGAGGCAGAGGGGTCTGAAAAAGCCTGTAACTGTGCTGGAGCGCTACCCCCCAGCAACCACTGAGCTGGGCATGAGAAAATCATGGATCCCCTGGATGAAGAAGAAGGATGCAGTGACGATCACTCAGACCACCCCAGAGAAGACCCCAAACCCTCAGGACAACGGGGACTCCTCCCCTCGTCCACCAGAGCTGTCCATGTCACAAAAGCCAGGCCAGCCGTTGCATATTCGAGTAACCCCTGATCACGAGAACAGCACTGCCACTTTGGAGATCACCGGCCCTCGTGCTGAGGACTTCTTCTCCAGCGCCACCATCATCCCCACATTGGGCCTGCAGAGGCCTCGCATCACCATTGTTCCCAAGCCCACTACCGTGTTCTCAAAGAGCAAGCCGGGTGAGGGCGTAATGGGGGGGCCTGAGCGGTGCAAGTCTCcagtcaccatcaccaccatctccaGGGCCAAGTCCCCAGATAGGAGTAAGGGCTCCTCCTACTCAGACTCGAACAGACCCCTCTCCCCCGTCTCCATCATTACAGTGAGCACCACTCCTGTGACGGAGGCCTTTGCCTCCGCATCCCCAGAGCCCCATGACATGAGCACCATGGGCCGGGCTGTGTTCAAAGTGACCCCAGAGAAGCAGGCATTGCCTATGCCCGTCAGAAAATACAACTCCAACGCCAGCATAATCACCACCACGGAGGACAACAAGATCCACATCCACCTGGGACCTCAGTTCAAGAGGCCATCAGACGTCAGCAGTAGCAGCCCCACAGTGACGGTCAGGCCCCTTAGTGTGAGCACAGAGAGCAAGGAGGCACCCCCAGGTACGGTGCTGCGCTCCCTGCGTCACCCCAACAACATCACCACCGCTCCTGGGAAGACCACCCCCAACAAATTGACCAGCAGCATCACCATCACCCCCATCACCTTGGCACCGACCAGGCCAACTCAGTCTGTG TTGCTTCTGAAATGTTTCAAAATGATATCAGGTGGTGTCTGCTCCCTAGATAGCACTCTTTCCAG CCCGGGGCGGATGTGCAGTCAACTCGTGCCGCAGCCACACGAATCCCTATGTCAAAAG